A single region of the Gasterosteus aculeatus chromosome 1, fGasAcu3.hap1.1, whole genome shotgun sequence genome encodes:
- the postnb gene encoding periostin, osteoblast specific factor b isoform X6, producing the protein MKLLFLAAFALFVLSTFDHVESSAYDKIVAHSRIRARKEGPNVCALQQVMGTKKKYFSTCRNWYQGAICGKKATVLYECCPGYMKLEGMRGCPAVAPIDHVYGTLGLVKATSTQKYSDISKLRPEIEGSGSFTIFVPSNDAWELLDEEVRSALVSNVNIELYNALHYHMANKRLFTKDLRNGMTVTSMYNDLGLQINHYSNGVVTVNCARIIHANQVATNGVVHVLDRVISSVGNTIQEVVDIEDELTTLSDVAQNSGIMEKLGQPGHYTLFAPTNEAFESLGSEVLERLQGDKEVLKALLNYHLLDSVQCSEAIMTGTSYETMEGNNIEIGCDGESLTVNGIKMVLKKDIVTTNGVIHLIDRVLMPDSAKQVMELMGSSQSTFGDLVSELGFSAAMRGGAEYTLLAPLNVAFSDEVMSMDQSLLRIILENHILKRKIVLGELFNGQRLETIAGKYLRVFIYRTAVCIENSCLVRGSKEGSNGALHLMKILLNPAEKSMFEILREKGGFKIFLSLMEAAGLTDLLKQEGEFTLFAPSDKAFAGLSQTDLTLLKSDMNALRTILLYHFNNGIVIGGGLETGVTNLLKSLQGSNLRVMSANNSMLVNSVQVPASDIMATNGVIHFVNQVLYPGDIPVGSQDLLTLLKRLVTYMQIKYISGFRYKEIPLTFLRRIITRVVQEGEPTITKVTRVIEGQPSITKVTRVIEGQPSITKVTRVIEGEPSITKVTRVIEGEPSITKVTRVVEGQPSITKVTRVIEGQPSITKVTRVIEGPEFSVSSGTTNIALEANISDMDDDSKRLVQIIQDSNRRRGRD; encoded by the exons ATGAAGCTCCTTTTTTTAGCTGCCTTTGCACTCTTTGTGCTCTCCACATTTGACCATGTTGAATCTTCAGCTTATGACAAAATTGTTGCCCACAGTCGCATCAGAGCAAGAAAAGAAGG ACCCAATGTGTGCGCGCTGCAGCAAGTCATGGGGACCAAGAAGAAGTACTTCAGCACTTGTCGCAATTGGTACCAAGGGGCCATCTGTGGAAAGAAAGC GACGGTGCTTTATGAGTGCTGCCCTGGGTACATGAAGTTGGAGGGCATGCGTGGTTGCCCTGCAG TGGCACCGATTGACCATGTGTATGGCACCTTGGGTCTGGTGAAGGCCACCTCAACCCAAAAATACTCTGATATTTCTAAACTGAGGCCTGAGATTGAGGGATCTGGGTCATTCACCATCTTTGTCCCCAGCAACGATGCCTGGGAGCTCCTGGATGAA GAAGTGAGAAGTGCACTGGTCAGCAATGTCAACATTGAGCTGTACAACGCTTTGCATTACCACATGGCCAACAAACGCCTCTTCACTAAAGATCTGAGGAATGGAATGACAGTCACCTCCATGTACAATGACCTCGGTCTCCAAATTAACCATTACTCCAACGGG GTGGTGACTGTGAACTGCGCTAGGATTATCCATGCTAACCAGGTCGCCACTAATGGCGTTGTGCATGTCCTTGACCGTGTCATCAGCAGTGTTGGAAACACAATCCAGGAAGTCGTTGACATTGAGGATGAGCTGACAACTCTGAGT GATGTGGCTCAAAACTCTGGAATCATGGAGAAGCTGGGTCAGCCAGGACATTACACTCTCTTTGCCCCCACCAACGAAGCCTTTGAGAGTCTGGGAAGTGAAGTACTGGAGAGACTTCAGGGTGACAAGGAGGTCCTGAAGG CTCTTCTGAATTACCATCTTCTGGACTCGGTCCAGTGCTCTGAGGCCATCATGACTGGCACCTCGTACGAGACAATGGAGGGCAACAATATTGAGATTGGCTGTGATGGTGAAAGTCTGACAGTCAACGGTATTAAGATGGTGCTCAAGAAGGACATTGTCACCACCAATGGTGTCATCCACCTTATCGATCGAGTGCTCATGCCAGACTCAG CTAAACAGGTGATGGAACTGATGGGAAGCTCCCAGTCAACATTTGGGGACTTGGTGTCCGAACTGGGTTTTTCTGCAGCCATGAGAGGCGGTGCTGAGTACACTCTGCTGGCTCCCCTCAATGTTGCCTTCAGTG ATGAAGTGATGTCCATGGACCAGTCTTTGCTCAGGATTATCCTGGAAAACCACATCTTGAAAAGAAAGATTGTCTTGGGAGAGTTGTTCAATGGCCAGCGGCTGGAGACCATAGCCGGAAAATATCTGAGGGTGTTCATCTATCGCACA GCTGTCTGCATTGAGAATTCCTGTCTGGTAAGAGGCAGTAAAGAAGGAAGCAATGGGGCACTTCATCTCATGAAGATCCTGTTGAATCCGGCTGAAAAGTCTATGTTTGAGATTCTAAGAGAAAAGGGAGGGTTCAA GATATTTCTGTCTCTGATGGAAGCTGCTGGTTTAACAGACTTGCTGAAACAGGAGGGAGAGTTCACTCTGTTTGCCCCGAGCGACAAAGCTTTTGCTGGTTTGAGTCAAACGGATTTGACCTTGTTGAAGA GTGACATGAATGCTCTCAGAACCATCCTTTTGTATCATTTTAACAATGGTATCGTCATTGGTGGTGGATTGGAGACTGGAGTGACAAACCTTCTCAAGTCCCTGCAAGGCAGCAATCTCAGAGTGATGTCT GCAAACAATTCTATGCTTGTGAATTCTGTCCAAGTCCCTGCATCTGATATCATGGCCACAAACGGAGTCATCCACTTTGTCAACCAAGTCTTGTATCCCGGAG ATATCCCCGTTGGAAGCCAGGATTTACTCACGCTGTTGAAGAGGCTCGTCACTTACATGCAAATCAAG TACATTTCAGGGTTCAGATACAAGGAAATTCCCCTTACATTTTTGA GGAGGATCATCACTCGTGTTGTCCAAGAAG GGGAACCCACTATCACAAAAGTTACCAGAGTCATTGAAGGTCAACCCTCCATCACCAAGGTCACCAGGGTCATTGAAGGTCAACCCTCCATAACCAAGGTCACCAGGGTCATTGAAGGTGAACCCTCCATCACCAAGGTCACCAGGGTCATTGAAGGTGAACCCTCCATCACCAAGGTCACCAGGGTCGTTGAGGGTCAGCCCTCCATCACCAAGGTCACCAGGGTCATTGAAGGTCAACCCTCCATCACCAAGGTCACCAGGGTTATTGAAG GCCCTGAGTTCTCAGTCAGCTCTGGCACCACCAACATCGCCCTGGAAG CTAATATTTCAGACATGGACGACGACAGCAAAAGACTTGTCCAAATTATCCAAG atagcaacaggaggaggggaagggactGA
- the postnb gene encoding periostin, osteoblast specific factor b isoform X5, with protein MKLLFLAAFALFVLSTFDHVESSAYDKIVAHSRIRARKEGPNVCALQQVMGTKKKYFSTCRNWYQGAICGKKATVLYECCPGYMKLEGMRGCPAVAPIDHVYGTLGLVKATSTQKYSDISKLRPEIEGSGSFTIFVPSNDAWELLDEEVRSALVSNVNIELYNALHYHMANKRLFTKDLRNGMTVTSMYNDLGLQINHYSNGVVTVNCARIIHANQVATNGVVHVLDRVISSVGNTIQEVVDIEDELTTLSDVAQNSGIMEKLGQPGHYTLFAPTNEAFESLGSEVLERLQGDKEVLKALLNYHLLDSVQCSEAIMTGTSYETMEGNNIEIGCDGESLTVNGIKMVLKKDIVTTNGVIHLIDRVLMPDSAKQVMELMGSSQSTFGDLVSELGFSAAMRGGAEYTLLAPLNVAFSDEVMSMDQSLLRIILENHILKRKIVLGELFNGQRLETIAGKYLRVFIYRTAVCIENSCLVRGSKEGSNGALHLMKILLNPAEKSMFEILREKGGFKIFLSLMEAAGLTDLLKQEGEFTLFAPSDKAFAGLSQTDLTLLKSDMNALRTILLYHFNNGIVIGGGLETGVTNLLKSLQGSNLRVMSANNSMLVNSVQVPASDIMATNGVIHFVNQVLYPGDIPVGSQDLLTLLKRLVTYMQIKYISGFRYKEIPLTFLRRIITRVVQEGEPTITKVTRVIEGQPSITKVTRVIEGQPSITKVTRVIEGEPSITKVTRVIEGEPSITKVTRVVEGQPSITKVTRVIEGQPSITKVTRVIEGPEFSVSSGTTNIALEAANISDMDDDSKRLVQIIQDSNRRRGRD; from the exons ATGAAGCTCCTTTTTTTAGCTGCCTTTGCACTCTTTGTGCTCTCCACATTTGACCATGTTGAATCTTCAGCTTATGACAAAATTGTTGCCCACAGTCGCATCAGAGCAAGAAAAGAAGG ACCCAATGTGTGCGCGCTGCAGCAAGTCATGGGGACCAAGAAGAAGTACTTCAGCACTTGTCGCAATTGGTACCAAGGGGCCATCTGTGGAAAGAAAGC GACGGTGCTTTATGAGTGCTGCCCTGGGTACATGAAGTTGGAGGGCATGCGTGGTTGCCCTGCAG TGGCACCGATTGACCATGTGTATGGCACCTTGGGTCTGGTGAAGGCCACCTCAACCCAAAAATACTCTGATATTTCTAAACTGAGGCCTGAGATTGAGGGATCTGGGTCATTCACCATCTTTGTCCCCAGCAACGATGCCTGGGAGCTCCTGGATGAA GAAGTGAGAAGTGCACTGGTCAGCAATGTCAACATTGAGCTGTACAACGCTTTGCATTACCACATGGCCAACAAACGCCTCTTCACTAAAGATCTGAGGAATGGAATGACAGTCACCTCCATGTACAATGACCTCGGTCTCCAAATTAACCATTACTCCAACGGG GTGGTGACTGTGAACTGCGCTAGGATTATCCATGCTAACCAGGTCGCCACTAATGGCGTTGTGCATGTCCTTGACCGTGTCATCAGCAGTGTTGGAAACACAATCCAGGAAGTCGTTGACATTGAGGATGAGCTGACAACTCTGAGT GATGTGGCTCAAAACTCTGGAATCATGGAGAAGCTGGGTCAGCCAGGACATTACACTCTCTTTGCCCCCACCAACGAAGCCTTTGAGAGTCTGGGAAGTGAAGTACTGGAGAGACTTCAGGGTGACAAGGAGGTCCTGAAGG CTCTTCTGAATTACCATCTTCTGGACTCGGTCCAGTGCTCTGAGGCCATCATGACTGGCACCTCGTACGAGACAATGGAGGGCAACAATATTGAGATTGGCTGTGATGGTGAAAGTCTGACAGTCAACGGTATTAAGATGGTGCTCAAGAAGGACATTGTCACCACCAATGGTGTCATCCACCTTATCGATCGAGTGCTCATGCCAGACTCAG CTAAACAGGTGATGGAACTGATGGGAAGCTCCCAGTCAACATTTGGGGACTTGGTGTCCGAACTGGGTTTTTCTGCAGCCATGAGAGGCGGTGCTGAGTACACTCTGCTGGCTCCCCTCAATGTTGCCTTCAGTG ATGAAGTGATGTCCATGGACCAGTCTTTGCTCAGGATTATCCTGGAAAACCACATCTTGAAAAGAAAGATTGTCTTGGGAGAGTTGTTCAATGGCCAGCGGCTGGAGACCATAGCCGGAAAATATCTGAGGGTGTTCATCTATCGCACA GCTGTCTGCATTGAGAATTCCTGTCTGGTAAGAGGCAGTAAAGAAGGAAGCAATGGGGCACTTCATCTCATGAAGATCCTGTTGAATCCGGCTGAAAAGTCTATGTTTGAGATTCTAAGAGAAAAGGGAGGGTTCAA GATATTTCTGTCTCTGATGGAAGCTGCTGGTTTAACAGACTTGCTGAAACAGGAGGGAGAGTTCACTCTGTTTGCCCCGAGCGACAAAGCTTTTGCTGGTTTGAGTCAAACGGATTTGACCTTGTTGAAGA GTGACATGAATGCTCTCAGAACCATCCTTTTGTATCATTTTAACAATGGTATCGTCATTGGTGGTGGATTGGAGACTGGAGTGACAAACCTTCTCAAGTCCCTGCAAGGCAGCAATCTCAGAGTGATGTCT GCAAACAATTCTATGCTTGTGAATTCTGTCCAAGTCCCTGCATCTGATATCATGGCCACAAACGGAGTCATCCACTTTGTCAACCAAGTCTTGTATCCCGGAG ATATCCCCGTTGGAAGCCAGGATTTACTCACGCTGTTGAAGAGGCTCGTCACTTACATGCAAATCAAG TACATTTCAGGGTTCAGATACAAGGAAATTCCCCTTACATTTTTGA GGAGGATCATCACTCGTGTTGTCCAAGAAG GGGAACCCACTATCACAAAAGTTACCAGAGTCATTGAAGGTCAACCCTCCATCACCAAGGTCACCAGGGTCATTGAAGGTCAACCCTCCATAACCAAGGTCACCAGGGTCATTGAAGGTGAACCCTCCATCACCAAGGTCACCAGGGTCATTGAAGGTGAACCCTCCATCACCAAGGTCACCAGGGTCGTTGAGGGTCAGCCCTCCATCACCAAGGTCACCAGGGTCATTGAAGGTCAACCCTCCATCACCAAGGTCACCAGGGTTATTGAAG GCCCTGAGTTCTCAGTCAGCTCTGGCACCACCAACATCGCCCTGGAAG CAGCTAATATTTCAGACATGGACGACGACAGCAAAAGACTTGTCCAAATTATCCAAG atagcaacaggaggaggggaagggactGA